In Quadrisphaera sp. DSM 44207, one DNA window encodes the following:
- a CDS encoding ParB/RepB/Spo0J family partition protein, which yields MQEQPRAHSAAPPVPAGLYPPLQAFAPAAAPAPAPAPAPGIERPVERLGERTVDLRDQPAHQPVHQPAHRPAHRLALLPVPGAHFAEVPVDQVAPNPRQPRQVFDEDAQAELVHSVREIGVLQPVVVRPVGADEHGQRYELVMGERRWRASQAAGLETIPAIVRETSDDDLLRDALLENLHRSQLNPLEEAAAYQQLLDDFGCTHDHLAQRIGRSRPQISNTIRLLRLPPLVQRRVAAGVLSAGHARALLGLGDAAAMERLAQRIVAEGLSVRATEEVVALGGDGAAPLRARAGRRGGSPQGLEDLAARLSDRFETRVSIAMGQRRGRVVVEFAGVEDLNRILAALAPDEDAVDPAHLPPRAAAAPGPAGAPRRAPAGEPPHGWVPAPPSAAWSEQASWRSEGSLRGSADPG from the coding sequence CTTCGCACCGGCCGCCGCACCGGCACCGGCACCTGCACCGGCACCGGGCATCGAGCGGCCCGTGGAGCGGCTCGGGGAGCGCACGGTCGACCTGCGGGACCAGCCCGCGCACCAGCCCGTGCACCAGCCCGCGCACCGGCCCGCGCACCGGCTCGCGCTGCTGCCGGTGCCGGGCGCGCACTTCGCCGAGGTCCCCGTGGACCAGGTGGCGCCGAACCCGCGCCAGCCCCGGCAGGTCTTCGACGAGGACGCCCAGGCCGAGCTGGTGCACAGCGTGCGCGAGATCGGCGTCCTGCAGCCCGTCGTCGTGCGGCCCGTGGGCGCCGACGAGCACGGGCAGCGCTACGAGCTCGTCATGGGCGAGCGGCGCTGGCGCGCCAGCCAGGCCGCGGGCCTGGAGACGATCCCCGCGATCGTGCGCGAGACCAGCGACGACGACCTGCTGCGCGACGCCCTGCTGGAGAACCTGCACCGCAGCCAGCTGAACCCGCTCGAGGAGGCCGCGGCCTACCAGCAGCTCCTCGACGACTTCGGCTGCACGCACGACCACCTGGCGCAGCGCATCGGCCGCTCGCGACCGCAGATCTCCAACACGATCCGCCTGCTGCGCCTGCCGCCGCTGGTGCAGCGGCGCGTCGCCGCCGGCGTGCTCTCGGCCGGGCACGCGCGCGCCCTGCTCGGCCTCGGCGACGCCGCCGCCATGGAGCGCCTCGCGCAGCGCATCGTCGCGGAGGGCCTGTCGGTGCGGGCCACCGAGGAGGTCGTCGCCCTCGGCGGGGACGGCGCGGCGCCGCTGCGCGCCCGCGCCGGGCGCCGCGGGGGCTCGCCGCAGGGCCTGGAGGACCTCGCCGCCCGCCTCTCCGACCGCTTCGAGACCCGGGTGAGCATCGCCATGGGGCAGCGCCGGGGCAGGGTCGTGGTCGAGTTCGCCGGCGTGGAGGACCTCAACCGCATCCTCGCGGCCCTGGCGCCCGACGAGGACGCCGTGGACCCCGCGCACCTGCCGCCGCGGGCCGCCGCTGCCCCGGGGCCCGCCGGGGCTCCCCGGCGGGCGCCCGCGGGGGAGCCGCCGCACGGCTGGGTCCCCGCACCGCCGTCCGCCGCGTGGTCCGAGCAGGCCTCGTGGCGCTCCGAGGGGTCCCTGCGGGGGTCCGCCGATCCCGGGTGA